The following proteins are co-located in the Clostridiaceae bacterium genome:
- a CDS encoding carbohydrate ABC transporter permease, which yields MKRLKFFRRTFFIRFILILYSIIVIIPFLMIFINSFKTNREFYESIWALPRRLNFDNYVLAFEQANISQYFLNTVIVCVTSVILTLSLSTMVSYAIARRKMKSGPKLYFLFLIGLLIPQIVGIVPLFLMARVFRLFDTLFILILSYATATIPFCVFVLTAFFKTLPSDLEEAARIDGASNTHVLISIMTPLAKPGLITAGVFCFLDYWSEYMKALAFIATPSRKTISLGMLTFKPVSGFKIDWGVLCAACVLFILPVVVVYAVFQRNLLDGLTAGAIKG from the coding sequence TTGAAGAGATTAAAGTTTTTTAGACGTACTTTCTTTATTAGATTTATACTAATATTATATTCAATAATAGTCATTATTCCATTTTTAATGATATTTATTAACAGCTTTAAAACAAATAGAGAATTCTATGAAAGTATATGGGCATTACCTAGGAGGCTTAATTTTGATAATTATGTTTTGGCTTTTGAGCAAGCTAATATTAGCCAGTATTTTCTGAATACCGTAATTGTCTGTGTTACCTCTGTAATTCTTACTTTATCTTTAAGTACCATGGTTTCATATGCTATTGCACGAAGAAAAATGAAATCTGGCCCCAAACTATATTTTCTATTTTTAATAGGTTTATTAATACCTCAGATAGTAGGAATAGTACCGCTCTTCCTTATGGCTAGAGTATTTAGACTTTTTGACACGCTTTTTATTCTTATATTGTCTTATGCAACTGCGACAATCCCTTTTTGTGTATTTGTGCTCACAGCTTTTTTCAAAACCCTACCAAGTGATTTGGAGGAAGCAGCAAGAATTGATGGAGCAAGCAATACTCATGTGTTAATATCAATAATGACACCCCTCGCAAAACCTGGCTTAATTACAGCAGGAGTTTTTTGTTTTCTTGATTATTGGAGTGAATATATGAAAGCTTTAGCTTTTATTGCTACGCCGTCGAGGAAAACAATATCTCTTGGCATGTTGACATTTAAACCTGTTTCAGGTTTTAAAATTGATTGGGGTGTTTTGTGTGCTGCTTGTGTATTATTTATACTTCCAGTAGTTGTAGTTTATGCAGTTTTTCAGCGAAATTTACTTGATGGACTTACAGCTGGTGCAATTAAAGGATAG
- a CDS encoding sugar ABC transporter permease, translating to MKKKKFDSFNAFITIIPTSFYLIFVLIPCTLGLILSFTNWKGMSLKFKFIGTHNYIKMFSDPIFYKALINYLYLFFMTSIFMFIIAMFFAIVLSRNTIREKNFFRVLYFFPSTVPMIIIAIMWMVVYNPSIGILNQLLALFGVEPVVWLGNPKTVMPAIVIMIIWRMLGFYMTFYLAGVLSIPQSLYESARIDGASEFRQTFSITIPLLWEVVRTSMVFFVSTCSGIGFQIVYITTRGGPDSASELLTSYMYQFVVEQGNYGYGAALSTAILVVTISIALVILGVTRREVYEF from the coding sequence ATGAAGAAAAAGAAATTTGATTCCTTTAATGCTTTCATAACAATTATTCCAACCTCTTTTTATCTAATATTTGTACTAATACCATGTACACTTGGTTTAATACTTAGTTTTACGAACTGGAAAGGCATGTCATTAAAATTTAAGTTTATAGGTACTCATAATTACATAAAAATGTTTAGTGATCCGATATTTTATAAAGCTCTAATAAATTATCTCTATCTATTTTTTATGACATCCATTTTCATGTTTATTATAGCCATGTTTTTTGCCATAGTACTTTCAAGAAATACTATAAGAGAAAAGAACTTTTTTAGGGTATTGTATTTTTTCCCTTCTACAGTACCAATGATAATAATTGCTATTATGTGGATGGTTGTGTACAATCCTAGTATAGGTATTTTAAACCAGTTATTAGCGTTATTCGGAGTTGAGCCAGTAGTATGGCTTGGTAATCCAAAGACAGTGATGCCTGCTATTGTAATAATGATTATTTGGAGGATGCTCGGCTTTTATATGACTTTTTATTTAGCTGGTGTTTTAAGTATTCCTCAATCTTTGTATGAATCGGCAAGAATAGACGGTGCGTCTGAATTCCGTCAAACTTTCTCTATAACTATTCCATTATTATGGGAAGTTGTAAGAACTTCTATGGTTTTTTTTGTATCAACGTGCAGCGGAATAGGTTTTCAGATTGTATATATTACAACAAGAGGGGGACCAGATAGTGCATCAGAACTGCTTACTTCGTACATGTATCAATTTGTAGTTGAACAAGGAAATTATGGATATGGAGCTGCATTAAGTACTGCTATTTTAGTAGTAACAATATCTATTGCACTTGTTATTTTAGGTGTTACCCGTAGAGAAGTATATGAGTTCTAA